The Desmonostoc muscorum LEGE 12446 genome includes a region encoding these proteins:
- a CDS encoding isocitrate/isopropylmalate dehydrogenase family protein: MGFLSNPSYRIVAIPGEGIGPEVVQASLKILQQVAEIEGFSLQVDYGWLGAIAFEQLGSYCPQATLELCDGADGIVFGAVTEGGLLELRKHFDFFCNLRPIRSVKSLLDKSSLRPEKVQDLDLLIVRELVSGIYFGPSGRASDDKGAYGYHTMRYYDEEIRRVARKALQQAQQRRGLLTVAHKENALPHLPWTRLVQEEAKEFDGVVVESMLVDNLAMQMVLNPQRFDVILAGNLFGDILSDIGGALVGSIGLLGSASLNADGFGLYEAIHGTAPDIAGKGIANPLGTLGACILMLQQWGEERAAQRIIQGQERILDKGYRTADLSPQGGEIFVNTETLVDLLLEELSVVPHSELGVIYESRK, encoded by the coding sequence ATGGGGTTTTTAAGTAATCCATCCTATCGAATCGTCGCCATTCCTGGGGAAGGAATTGGGCCGGAAGTTGTCCAAGCTTCCTTAAAAATTCTGCAACAGGTAGCTGAAATTGAGGGCTTTAGTTTACAGGTAGACTATGGCTGGCTGGGCGCGATCGCCTTTGAGCAGCTGGGTAGTTATTGCCCTCAAGCAACTCTTGAATTGTGCGATGGAGCCGATGGCATTGTATTTGGTGCGGTTACTGAAGGCGGACTATTAGAACTGCGAAAACATTTCGACTTTTTTTGCAATCTGCGCCCGATTCGTAGCGTTAAAAGTTTGCTGGATAAATCCAGCCTGCGACCAGAAAAAGTGCAAGACCTCGATCTTTTGATCGTCCGAGAATTGGTAAGTGGGATTTATTTTGGCCCATCTGGACGTGCTTCAGATGACAAGGGAGCTTATGGTTACCATACCATGCGCTATTACGATGAAGAAATTCGTCGCGTTGCTCGTAAGGCTCTACAGCAAGCCCAACAGCGGCGAGGACTACTCACCGTCGCTCACAAAGAAAACGCCTTGCCTCATCTGCCTTGGACTCGTTTAGTGCAAGAAGAAGCCAAGGAATTTGACGGCGTTGTTGTTGAGTCAATGTTGGTGGATAACTTAGCCATGCAAATGGTTTTAAATCCCCAGCGGTTTGATGTAATTTTGGCGGGCAATTTATTTGGAGATATTCTCAGCGATATTGGCGGTGCCTTAGTTGGTTCCATCGGCTTATTAGGATCGGCTAGTCTGAACGCTGATGGATTTGGTTTATACGAAGCGATTCATGGCACAGCGCCAGACATTGCAGGCAAGGGAATTGCCAATCCCCTGGGAACCCTGGGAGCTTGTATTTTAATGCTTCAGCAATGGGGAGAAGAACGAGCTGCCCAACGAATTATTCAAGGGCAAGAACGAATTTTAGACAAGGGATATCGGACAGCCGATTTGTCCCCCCAAGGAGGAGAAATCTTTGTCAACACTGAAACCTTAGTTGACCTTTTACTGGAAGAACTTTCAGTAGTGCCACATTCGGAATTAGGAGTGATTTATGAGTCCCGCAAATAA